ATCAGCCCCTCGGTCTCGAAACATTGGACGTCGGCGGCGCCGAGAAGCTCCGCGTCGGAATCGAGAAGCCGTCCATGCGGCCCGCCGAGGCAAAAAGGCTTGAGGGCGCGCTTGAGCGGATTGGACTGAAGGAGCACCGAGAGGCCGGTGAGAGTGCGCTCTTCAATCGGCGCGGAGGCGAGCGACGAGAGCGCCGACCAAAGATGCTCCTTCACCTCCGGCGTGACGGCGACATTCTCGCGGGAGAGGATGGAGGCGATCCATTCGGCGGCCCAGCCACGCTCCACGGGATCGTCGACCGCGGCGAGCGGCTGCAAGGCGACGGGATCGACCGTGTCGGCGGATAGCGCCCCGCCGAGATCGTGCCAGCTGCCGCCCATGGCGAGCGTCGCCGCACGCGCCGATCCCCCGAAATCGAAGACAAAGATTTGCGAGCGCGCGTAGCGGCGGAACTGCAGCGCCATCAAAGCGAGCAGCACGCTCTTGCCGGCGCCAGTCGGCCCGATGACGAGCGTATGCCCGACATCGCCGACATGGAGCGAGAAGCGGAAGGGAGTCGAGCCTTCGGTCCGGCCAAAGAAGAGCGGCGGCGCCTTAAGATGCGCGTCCGTCATCGGGCCGGACCAGACCGCCGAGAGCGGGATCATATGGGCGAGATTGATCGTCGAGATCGGCGGCTGACGGACATTGGCGTAGACATGACCCGGAAGCGAGCCGAGCCAGGCCTCGATGGCGTTGACCGTCTCGACCATCGACGTGAAGTCGCGGCCCTGTATGACCTTCTCGGCGAGGCGCAGCTTCTCGTCTGCGAGACGGGCATCCTCGTCCCAGACGGTGATCGTCGCCGTCACATAGGCTTCACCGATCAAATCGGAGCCTAAGTCCTGCAGCGCGGCGTCGGCGTCGAGCGCCTTGTTGTGGGCGTCGGTGTCGAGAAGGACGGACGACTCATTGGTCATCACCTCCTTCAGGATCACCAGGATGGATTTTCGCTTGGCGAACCATTGCCGGCGGATGCGGGTGACGATTTTGGTGGCGTCGGTCTTGTCGAGGGTGATCGCCCTTGTCGACCAGCGATAGGGGAAGGCGAGGCGGTTGAGCTCGTCGAGGATTCCGGGATGGGTCGCCGACGGAAAGCCCATGACGGTGAGGATGCGCAGATGCTTGCCTCCGAGCCGGGGCTCGAGGCCGCCGGTCAGCGGCTCGTCGGCGAGAATCGCGTCGAGATGCATGGGCGTATCGGGAACGCGGACCTTGTGGCGTTTGGTCGAGACGCAGGAGTGGAGATAGGTCAGCGTCTCGCTGTCCGAGAGCCATTCGGCCTCCGGCGCGAAGCCGTCGATCAGCTGCAGCAGCCGGTCTGTCCTGTCGATGAAGCCCAAGATAACGGCGCCCGGCGCGCCTTCGGCAGAGCGGCCCTCATAGAGCCAGCTCTCGGCGCTCGCCGCCTCGTCTTCGGGCGGCAGATAGACGAGCGTGAGAAAATGACCGCTCTCGAAATGCGCCCCTTCCTCTTCGAATTGGGCGCGGCGCTCTTCGTCGATGAGCGCTGACACCGGATCGGGAAAGGAACTCGCCGGATAATCCTGCGCCGGATTGCGCTGCGCCTCGAAGAAGATTGCCCAGCCGGACCCCAGGCGCCGCAGGGCATTGTTGAGCCGCGCCGTGACGCCGACGAGTTCGGCTTGGGTGGCGCTTTCGAGATCGGGACCGCGAAAGCGCGCGGTGCGCTGCAACGAGCCGTCCTTATTGAGGACGACGCCGGGCGCGATGAGCGCCGCCCAGGGCAGGAAGTCGGCAAGGCTTTGCGGCTTCCTCCGATACTCGGCGAGGTTCAGCATGCTCGCTTCTCCTCACACCCCGAAATGCGTCGGGTAGCGCAGATGCCGACGGACGACTTCGACGAAGTCCGGATCGCGCTTGGCCGCCCAGACCGCCGCGAATTGCGCGACGACCCAGAAGGCGAGCCCGGCCAGCCAAAGCCGCAGACCGAGGCCGAGCGCCGCGGCGAGCGTGCCATTCAGGATGGCGATCGACCGCGGCGCGCCGCCAAGGAAGATCGGCTCGGTGAGCGCGCGGCGAACGGGAACGCGAAAGCCTGAGATGGGGCCTCCGACGGGAAAAGAGCCGTTCTCCATCAGATCAGCGCTCCGCCGCCGAAGGAAAAGAAGGACAAAAAGAAGCTAGAGGCGGCGAACGCGATCGAGAGGCCGAAGACGATCTGCACGAGCCGCCGGAAGCCACCCGAGGTGTCGCCGAAGGCGAGCGTAAGGCCCGTCGTGATGATGATGATCACCGCGATGATCTTGGCGACGGGCCCTTCGATCGATTGCAGGATCTGCTGGAGCGGCTGCTCCCAGGGCATGTTGGAGCCGGCGGCGAGGGCAGGCGTCGAAAGCGCGGCGGCCGAGATCAGGAAGGCAAGATCAAAACTAATGCGAGCGCGCAATCGATTGCGGATCGGAAACCTATTCATGGGTGTCTCCAAAGGTGACGGAGGTGAGGTCGGCGAGCCCGTAGTCGCCGTATGAATCGAGGCCCTGGACGGCGGCGAGCTCGATCAGCCGC
The nucleotide sequence above comes from Methylocystis parvus OBBP. Encoded proteins:
- the trbE gene encoding conjugal transfer protein TrbE, which produces MLNLAEYRRKPQSLADFLPWAALIAPGVVLNKDGSLQRTARFRGPDLESATQAELVGVTARLNNALRRLGSGWAIFFEAQRNPAQDYPASSFPDPVSALIDEERRAQFEEEGAHFESGHFLTLVYLPPEDEAASAESWLYEGRSAEGAPGAVILGFIDRTDRLLQLIDGFAPEAEWLSDSETLTYLHSCVSTKRHKVRVPDTPMHLDAILADEPLTGGLEPRLGGKHLRILTVMGFPSATHPGILDELNRLAFPYRWSTRAITLDKTDATKIVTRIRRQWFAKRKSILVILKEVMTNESSVLLDTDAHNKALDADAALQDLGSDLIGEAYVTATITVWDEDARLADEKLRLAEKVIQGRDFTSMVETVNAIEAWLGSLPGHVYANVRQPPISTINLAHMIPLSAVWSGPMTDAHLKAPPLFFGRTEGSTPFRFSLHVGDVGHTLVIGPTGAGKSVLLALMALQFRRYARSQIFVFDFGGSARAATLAMGGSWHDLGGALSADTVDPVALQPLAAVDDPVERGWAAEWIASILSRENVAVTPEVKEHLWSALSSLASAPIEERTLTGLSVLLQSNPLKRALKPFCLGGPHGRLLDSDAELLGAADVQCFETEGLIGSAAAPAVLSYLFHRIEGRLDGAPALLVIDEGWLALDDPGFAAQLREWLKTLRKKNASVVFATQSLADIETSPIAPAIVESCPTRIFLPNERAIEPQILSIYRRFGLNDRQIEIIARATPKRDYYCQSRRGNRLFELGLGPVALALCAASSKTHQKLIAEIFADAGPEGFARAWLSARGLDWAADLLPTPTKLETPS
- a CDS encoding VirB3 family type IV secretion system protein; translation: MENGSFPVGGPISGFRVPVRRALTEPIFLGGAPRSIAILNGTLAAALGLGLRLWLAGLAFWVVAQFAAVWAAKRDPDFVEVVRRHLRYPTHFGV
- a CDS encoding TrbC/VirB2 family protein, whose product is MNRFPIRNRLRARISFDLAFLISAAALSTPALAAGSNMPWEQPLQQILQSIEGPVAKIIAVIIIITTGLTLAFGDTSGGFRRLVQIVFGLSIAFAASSFFLSFFSFGGGALI